In Chiloscyllium punctatum isolate Juve2018m chromosome 10, sChiPun1.3, whole genome shotgun sequence, a single window of DNA contains:
- the idh1 gene encoding isocitrate dehydrogenase [NADP] cytoplasmic has protein sequence MSGKKIQVGSVVEMKGDEMTRVIWELIKEKLLFPYMEIDLHSYDLGIENRDATNDQVTIDAAEAIKNYNVGIKCATITPDESRVKEFKLKKMWKSPNGTIRNILGGTVFREAIICRNIPRLVSGWIKPIIIGRHAYGDQYRAADFVVPGPGSVEIKYTPVHGEPVTYCVHNFKDGGGVALGMYNTDSSIRDFAHSSFQQALAKGWPLYMSTKNTILKKYDGRFKDIFQEIYENQYKAQFEAKGIWYEHRLIDDMVAQALKSEGGFVWACKNYDGDVQSDSIAQGYGSLGMMTSVLLCPDGKTVEAEAAHGTVTRHYRMHQQGKETSTNPIASIFAWTRGLSHRAKLDNNLELQTFCTLLEGVCVETIESGFMTKDLAACIKGLPNVQRSDYLNTFEFMDKLSENLSLKLVSHKL, from the exons ATGTCAGGTAAAAAGATCCAAGTTGGTTCTGTGGTGGAAATGAAAGGAGATGAGATGACCAGAGTTATATGGGAACTGATCAAAGAGAAACTCCTCTTCCCCTATATGGAGATAGACCTACACAG tTACGACTTGGGAATTGAGAACCGCGATGCTACTAATGATCAAGTGACCATCGACGCTGCTGAAGCTATTAAAAACTATAATGTAGGAATAAAATGTGCCACCATTACTCCTGATGAAAGCAGGGTGAAAGAATTCAAGTTAAAGAAAATGTGGAAATCACCCAACGGAACCATCCGCAACATACTTGGTGGTACAGTGTTTCGAGAAGCAATCATCTGTAGGAATATTCCTCGGCTGGTATCTGGCTGGATCAAGCCAATCATCATTGGACGTCATGCGTACGGTGACCAA TACAGAGCTGCAGACTTTGTTGTGCCTGGTCCTGGTTCAGTTGAAATTAAATACACGCCTGTTCATGGTGAGCCTGTCACCTACTGTGTCCATAATTTTAAAG ATGGGGGAGGAGTTGCTCTGGGAATGTATAACACTGACTCCTCTATTAGAGACTTCGCTCATAGCTCCTTCCAGCAAGCTCTTGCTAAAGGTTGGCCTTTATACATGAGCACAAAGAATACCATACTGAAGAAATACGATGGACGATTCAAGGACATATTCCAGGAAATCTATGAAAA CCAATACAAAGCACAGTTTGAGGCCAAAGGAATCTGGTATGAACACAGACTAATTGATGATATGGTAGCTCAAGCACTAAAATCTGAGGGTGGCTTCGTTTGGGCCTGTAAAAATTATGATGGTGATGTGCAATCTGATTCTATTGCACAAG GGTATGGCTCACTGGGAATGATGACTAGTGTATTGCTTTGTCCTGACGGTAAGACAGTAGAAGCTGAGGCAGCCCATGGTACTGTTACACGCCATTACCGTATGCACCAGCAGGGCAAAGAAACCTCAACCAATCCAATTG CTTCCATCTTTGCTTGGACTCGAGGACTATCCCATAGGGCAAAGCTGGACAATAACTTGGAGCTACAAACATTCTGTACTTTATTAGAAGGAGTTTGTGTCGAAACAATTGAATCTGGTTTCATGACCAAGGATTTGGCTGCATGCATCAAAGGACTACCAAA TGTGCAACGCTCTGATTATTTGAATACCTTTGAATTCATGGACAAGCTTTCAGAAAATCTGAGCTTGAAACTGGTATCACACAAGCTTTAA
- the LOC140481989 gene encoding uncharacterized protein isoform X3 produces MLFQRSNRVSEDSNCNLNTKLPSDALPKFGIEGRYKTNAILDDKIDPLKQAVVVPGEDSMSLATGPTRQTFTVNFHENVNEPNKYSEQTEFGQHNQDTVSNHAWHPQNCEISSMNNFLVPHTFTEQMPETQQNETIVACQNVTLRKKDSCSRSSKISLELLEKKCTSLARESCSRNSKISDIPDFHRISLGGPQVEISPMPHSSHPSDPQKCATNLITEEQSVEQQKPEVTVLDAEMDLTTSEAIEIVTVGTNSTKGRTKKTGRANTEIETTSKSVATLRKVKQTKGKNSNSAQRNCNIDSQLFEKTQRKCSEEFSVFDQNSINNNEEPNVRIPSSGLNNWLVHKQNIHQNDQKEFSQVESASKNNINSMKETFEKKTFKIHNSIKDSSCNLFASRAIEIYNKPERNECLNNEEESRGISNTLQGNFSNVKEKVGQGTFTVLKYHNVEESTSNLIKQQTVEHEVEMAKHPVLEDYRNLNNKSTSRRTFLVTGSNNIKDNSPQAVGKKKLGKRSVVVTNEYSDNLEEGCRSSHATEENTSIKGKTDRRTFVVTEKHNSIKDISPKSFGQEKLKKQSLMITNEYSDSLEEGCKNCNASGKNIDNKSKVNRRTFVVCKRHRTIKEDSTNSLLRHDGKEQNEVEMVECLGNLKVSNANNIDKQKMIVVLKRGKKSSKREKFRNRPEITMAESLDNLEETSKSYNDLEINIDNKKRKADMAAVHKKRKKFEQNFSDLIKEEKDDESYTITACLPCTEGNSETSVIQQDYIKGIDDQRTFVTNKILENIENLPNLIVENQSEEQMDVNQHLNRNRKNCDQNAGVSPENYCNVKERLDRTIAVCKNIEDPTHSILAARKTLQYEIKKERAECEQNTHKILNHDCKTTSKKESQLVEEISRNSSNESVTCLSRRDDLAVGGTTAKCPRVQEKKEWEVLKDVTNVTQNKLGCQSQLTKENQGLFSSRSKRQTTAVLTYKEPAIGRKLRRGDQFTDSSFLCSPVYKNKKRQRRSVQKVHK; encoded by the exons ATGTTATTCCAAAGAAGTAACCGTGTAAGTGAAGATTCCAACTGCAACTT AAATACTAAGTTACCATCAGACGCTTTGCCCAAATTTGGAATTGAAGGAAGATACAAAACTAACGCCATCCTGGATGACAAAATCGATCCCTTGAAACAAGCTGTAGTGGTTCCAGGAGAGGATTCTATGTCTTTGGCTACTGGACCAACACGTCAAACTTTTACTGTGAATTTCCATGAAAATGTTAATGAACCAAATAAATACAGTGAGCAAACTGAATTTGGGCAACATAATCAAG ATACCGTTTCGAATCATGCCTGGCATCCTCAGAATTGTGAAATATCTTCCATGAATAACTTTCTTGTTCCACACACATTTACTGAGCAAATGCCTGAAACTCAGCAGAATGAAACTATAGTTGCATGTCAAAATGTTACCTTAAGAAAGAAAGATTCATGTTCCCGAAGTTCTAAAATATCTCTGGAATTACTGGAGAAAAAGTGTACTTCCTTGGCAAGAGAATCTTGTTCAAGAAATTCTAAAATCAGTGATATTCCTGATTTTCACAGAATAAGTTTGGGTGGACCACAAGTTGAAATTTCTCCAATGCCACACAGCTCACATCCTTCTGATCCGCAGAAGTGTGCCACAAACCTGATTACTGAAGAACAGTCAGTTGAGCAACAGAAACCTGAAGTGACTGTTCTTGATGCAGAAATGGATCTAACTACAAGTGAAGCTATAGAAATTGTTACTGTTGGAACAAATTCTACAAAGGGCAGAACGAAAAAAACTGGAAGAGCTAATACGGAAATTGAAACAACCTCCAAGAGTGTGGCAACTCTGCGAAAAGTAAAACAAACTAAGGGAAAAAATTCCAACAGTGCTCAAAGAAATTGCAACATTGATTCTCAGCTGTTTGAAAAGACACAAAGAAAGTGTTCTGAGGAATTTTCTGTCTTTGACCAAAACTCTATAAATAATAATGAGGAGCCCAATGTTCGTATTCCAAGCAGTGGACTGAATAATTGGCTAGTGCATAAGCAGAATATCCACCAAAATGATCAGAAGGAATTTAGTCAGGTTGAAAGTGCTTCTAAAAATAATATAAACAGTATGAAAGAAACATTTGAGAAAAAGACATTTAAAATTCATAACAGCATTAAGGACAGCTCATGTAATTTATTTGCCTCGAGGGCTATTGAAATTTATAATAAACCAGAGAGGAATGAATGTCTAAATAATGAGGAAGAGAGCAGAGGAATTTCAAATACTTTACAAGGAAATTTCAGTAATGTAAAAGAAAAGGTTGGACAAGGAACATTTACTGTGTTGAAGTATCACAATGTTGAGGAAAGTACATCTAATCTAATTAAACAGCAAACAGTAGAGCACGAAGTGGAAATGGCTAAACATCCAGTATTAGAAGATTACAGGAATTTAAATAACAAGAGCACTAGCCGAAGGACATTTTTGGTGACAGGGAGCAACAACATTAAAGATAATTCGCCTCAAGCAGTTGGTAAGAAAAAGCTTGGAAAGCGGAGTGTGGTGGTAACAAATGAATATTCAGATAATTTAGAGGAGGGCTGCAGGAGCTCTCATGCGACAGAAGAAAATACTAGCATTAAAGGCAAGACTGATCGAAGGACATTTGTGGTCACAGAAAAACACAACAGCATTAAAGATATTTCACCTAAATCGTTTGGACAGGAGAAACTTAAAAAGCAGAGTTTGATGATAACAAATGAATATTCAGATAGTTTGGAGGAGGGTTGCAAGAACTGTAATGCTTCAGGAAAAAATATTGATAACAAAAGTAAGGTTAACCGAAGGACGTTTGTTGTATGTAAACGCCACCGGACCATTAAAGAAGATTCAACAAATTCATTGTTAAGGCATGATGGCAAAGAGCAAAATGAAGTGGAGATGGTTGAGTGTTTAGGTAACTTGAAAGTTAGCAATGCAAATAATATTGATAAACAAAAGATGATCGTAGTGCTTAAAAGGGGCAAAAAATCATCCAAACGAGAAAAATTTAGAAATCGGCCTGAAATTACAATGGCTGAATCTTTGGATAATCTAGAAGAAACCAGCAAGAGTTATAATGACttagaaataaatattgataacAAAAAACGCAAAGCTGACATGGCTGCAGTGCACAAAAAACGAAAGAAATTTGAACAAAATTTCTCTGACCTAATTAAAGAAGAGAAAGATGATGAATCATATACAATAACTGCATGTTTGCCTTGCACAGAAGGGAACAGTGAAACTTCTGTCATTCAACAAGATTATATAAAAGGAATAGATGACCAAAGGACATTTGTGACAAATAAAATACTGGAAAATATTGAAAATCTACCTAATCTAATTGTGGAAAATCAAAGTGAAGAGCAAATGGATGTAAATCAGCACTTGAATAGAAACAGGAAAAACTGCGATCAAAATGCAGGTGTTTCTCCAGAAAATTATTGCAATGTgaaggaaagattggatagaaCAATTGCAGTTTGCAAAAATATTGAAGATCCAACTCACTCAATACTGGCAGCAAGAAAAACATTACAGTATGAAATCAAGAAGGAACGAGCAGAGTGTGAGCAGAACACCCACAAAATTTTAAATCATGATTGCAAAACTACTTCAAAAAAAGAAAGCCAACTTGTGGAGGAAATCTCTAGAAATAGCTCCAATGAATCTGTCACATGTCTATCCAGACGGGATGATTTGGCTGTGGGTGGAACAACTGCAAAGTGCCCAAGAGTTCAAG AGAAAAAAGAATGGGAAGTTCTAAAGGATGTGACAAATGTAACCCAGAACAAACTTGGTTGTCAGTCACAACTCACTAAAGAAAACCAAGGTCTTTTCAGTTCACGAAGCAAACGTCAAACTACTGCAGTGTTAACTTATAAAGAACCAGCAATAGGCAG AAAACTACGTCGAGGGGATCAATTTACAGACTCGAGCTTTCTCTGCTCACCTGTATATAAAAATAAGAAAAGACAAAGACGCAGTGTTCAAAAAGTACACAAATGA